One Nicotiana tomentosiformis chromosome 4, ASM39032v3, whole genome shotgun sequence genomic window carries:
- the LOC138910072 gene encoding uncharacterized protein produces MRCGVNARLEVWRQTLESKGFKLSRITTEYLECKFSVGAHEAEVHVKLDTQVIPQRDRFKYLGSVIQGNGEIDEDVAHRIGVEWMKWRLVSGVLCDKNVPPRCKGKFYKAVVRPSMLYGAECWPVKKSHVQKLKVAEMRMLRWMCGHTRRDKIRNEYIRDKLGVAPIEDKLRESRLR; encoded by the coding sequence ATGCGTTGTGGGGTTAATGCTAGGCTAGAGGTGTGGagacagaccctggagtctaaaggtttcaagttgagcaggataACGACAGagtacttggagtgtaagtttagtGTTGGGGCTCATGAAGCAGAAGTGCACGTGAAGTTGGATACACAAGTCATCCCCCAGAGAGATCGTTTCAAATATCTTGGGTCTGTGATACAGGGTAACGgggagatcgatgaggatgtcgCACATCGTATTGGAGTggaatggatgaaatggaggctcgtttctggtgttttgtgtgacaagaatgtgccacctAGATGTAAGGGCAAATTCTATAAAGCGGTAGTTAGACCGTCCATGTTGTATGGAgccgagtgttggccagtcaagaaatcCCATGTTCAGAAGTTGAAAGTAGCGGAAATGAGGatgctgagatggatgtgtgggcataccaggagagataagattaggaacgAGTATATTAGGGACAAGTTAGGTGTGGCTCCTATAGAAGATAAGTTGCGAGAATCAAGGCTGAGATAG
- the LOC104097624 gene encoding pentatricopeptide repeat-containing protein At3g26540 encodes MGINAASVLNHLINGEPTTSKAPRSQEAKALTTTILNHLRLGRLGKAVSVLFSAPVPFPFDLYAHLFRISASKKAIVEVRKVESHLVSFAPTPPVFLLNRAIEAYGKCGCLADARELFDEMPQRDGGSWNAMITAYSQNGYSGKALGVFSDMHKSGIFAAEVTFASVLASCASTLAFWLSRQVHALILKYGFGGNVILGSSLVDVYGKCRRMGDARRMFDEIESPNAVSWNVIVRRYLEMGNGKEAVFLFFKMISLNARPLTFTVSNALVACSSFGGFREGIQSHGFTIKINYEEDEVVSSSLIDVYVKCGDLVSARTMFDLLSPKNLIHWTSMVSGYAMSGKTRQARELFDRMPERNMVSWNAMLAGYARSSQWDEAMELIVLMCKDTRDIDHVTLSLILNVSAGLSDVELGKQVHGYIYRHRFYSNLSVANALLDMYGKCGNLRRARAWFYEMSHFRDMVSWNALLSSYACHRMSEEALLIFWEMLGEATPSKFTFATLLAGCANIFALEHGKQIHGFMIRNGYDLDIVIKGALVDMYSKCRCLDYSLNVFIETPVKDVVLWNSLMLGCYYNKRSEILFQLFEVMKEDGVKPDGTTFQAVLLACISHGCVKLGRLLFNSMSGDYFIIPRSEHYESMIKLYGLYGFFDELEDFVKKMPFQPTTPMLARVFDSSKEHGNTRLGEWAARQLNLLKERNFLFHSASKYG; translated from the coding sequence ATGGGCATAAACGCAGCCTCCGTTCTGAACCATCTCATCAATGGCGAACCCACCACCTCCAAAGCACCAAGGTCTCAAGAAGCAAAAGCCTTAACCACCACAATCCTCAACCACCTTCGTTTAGGCCGACTTGGAAAGGCCGTCTCTGTTTTATTCTCAGCTCCAGTACCTTTCCCTTTTGATCTCTATGCTCATCTCTTCAGAATCTCTGCCTCTAAGAAGGCCATTGTCGAAGTCCGTAAAGTGGAGTCCCATTTGGTCAGCTTCGCCCCAACCCCACCTGTGTTCTTGCTCAATCGAGCCATTGAGGCGTACGGTAAGTGTGGGTGTTTGGCTGACGCTCGAGAGCTGTTTGATGAAATGCCTCAAAGAGATGGTGGGTCTTGGAATGCTATGATTACTGCTTATTCACAAAATGGGTATTCCGGGAAGGCATTGGGCGTTTTCTCTGATATGCATAAGTCTGGGATTTTTGCTGCTGAGGTCACTTTTGCAAGTGTTCTTGCTTCGTGTGCCTCTACCTTGGCATTTTGGCTTTCTAGACAGGTGCATGCCCTCATTTTGAAATATGGTTTTGGCGGTAACGTGATTTTAGGGAGTTCACTTGTGGATGTGTATGGCAAGTGTAGGAGAATGGGTGATGCGCGGAGAATGTTTGATGAAATTGAGAGTCCAAATGCTGTTTCTTGGAATGTGATTGTTAGGAGGTATCTTGAGATGGGTAATGGAAAAGAGGCTGTCTTTCTGTTTTTCAAAATGATTAGTCTTAATGCGAGGCCGCTGACATTTACAGTCTCAAATGCTCTAGTTGCTTGTTCTAGTTTTGGAGGATTTCGTGAAGGAATTCAAAGTCATGGATTTACAATCAAGATTAATTATGAAGAGGATGAGGTGGTTTCATCCTCTCTGATTGATGTGTATGTCAAATGTGGGGATTTAGTGAGTGCTCGAACGATGTTTGACCTGCTATCCCCTAAAAATTTGATTCATTGGACTTCTATGGTGTCAGGATATGCCATGAGTGGGAAAACCAGGCAAGCAAGGGAGCTTTTTGATAGGATGCCTGAACGCAATATGGTTTCATGGAATGCAATGCTAGCAGGATATGCGCGTAGTTCACAATGGGATGAAGCAATGGAGTTAATTGTTTTAATGTGCAAAGATACGAGGGACATTGATCATGTGACTCTCAGTTTGATCCTAAATGTTTCTGCAGGGCTTTCTGATGTTGAGTTGGGAAAGCAGGTTCATGGATATATATATAGGCATCGTTTCTACTCAAACTTATCCGTTGCCAATGCACTTCTTGATATGTATGGAAAATGTGGGAACTTGAGAAGGGCTAGAGCTTGGTTTTATGAAATGAGTCATTTTCGAGATATGGTTTCTTGGAATGCTTTGTTGAGTAGCTATGCTTGTCATAGGATGAGTGAAGAAGCTTTATTAATTTTCTGGGAAATGCTAGGAGAGGCAACACCTAGTAAATTCACTTTTGCTACTCTCTTGGCGGGTTGTGCAAATATCTTTGCTCTTGAACATGGTAAACAAATCCATGGATTTATGATTAGAAATGGTTATGATTTGGATATCGTGATTAAAGGAGCTTTGGTTGACATGTATTCCAAATGTCGTTGTCTTGACTATTCACTGAATGTTTTCATTGAGACTCCTGTGAAAGATGTTGTTCTCTGGAATTCTCTGATGCTGGGATGTTATTATAATAAACGAAGTGAAATATTATTTCAGTTGTTTGAGGTAATGAAGGAGGACGGTGTGAAGCCAGATGGTACTACCTTCCAAGCTGTATTGCTTGCATGCATTTCTCACGGTTGTGTGAAATTGGGTAGGCTGCTTTTCAATTCAATGAGTGGTGATTACTTTATTATACCACGTTCGGAGCATTATGAATCTATGATTAAGCTGTATGGTCTGTATGGATTCTTTGACGAGCTTGAAGATTTTGTTAAGAAGATGCCATTTCAACCAACAACCCCTATGTTAGCAAGAGTTTTTGACTCTTCCAAAGAGCACGGGAATACAAGGTTAGGAGAATGGGCTGCCAGACAACTTAATCTTCTGAAGGAAAGAAATTTTCTATTCCATTCTGCTTCAAAGTATGGATGA
- the LOC104097623 gene encoding small ribosomal subunit protein uS5x-like, protein MAERGGERGGFGRGFGGRGGRGGDRGGRGRGGRRPRRETEEEKWVPVTKLGRLVKDNKIRSLEQIYLHSLPIKEFQIIDTLIGPSLKDEVMKIMPVQKQTRAGQRTRFKAFVVVGDGNGHVGLGVKCSKEVATAIRGAIILAKLSVIPVRRGYWGNKIGKPHTVPCKVTGKCGSVTVRMVPAPRGAGIVAARVPKKVLQFAGIEDVFTSSRGSTKTLGNFVKATFDCLMKTYGFLTPDFWKETRFTKSPFQEYADILSKPTSKVIISTTEEAPAPERVEA, encoded by the exons ATGGCAGAGAGGGGAGGGGAGAGAGGAGGCTTTGGCCGTGGCTTCGGAGGACGCGGTGGAAGAGGCGGAGATCGCGGCGGACGCGGCCGTGGTGGCCGTCGTCCCCGCCGTGAGACAGAGGAGGAGAAATGGGTCCCAGTCACAAAGCTCGGAAGGCTCGTGAAGGACAACAAAATCCGTTCACTGGAACAAATCTACCTCCACTCACTCCCTATTAAGGAGTTCCAAATCATCGATACACTCATCGGACCATCTCTAAAGGACGAGGTGATGAAAATCATGCCGGTTCAGAAACAGACCCGGGCCGGTCAGAGAACCCGGTTCAAGGCTTTTGTTGTCGTCGGTGATGGGAACGGTCACGTTGGTTTGGGAGTTAAGTGTTCGAAGGAAGTGGCGACCGCTATACGTGGCGCGATTATATTGGCTAAGTTATCAGTGATTCCAGTGAGGAGAGGGTACTGGGGTAACAAAATTGGGAAGCCACACACAGTGCCATGTAAGGTAACTGGGAAATGTGGGTCAGTGACAGTGAGGATGGTGCCTGCTCCTCGTGGTGCTGGTATCGTGGCTGCTCGTGTTCCTAAGAAGGTGCTTCAGTTTGCTGGTATTGAGGATGTCTTCACCTCTTCTCGTGGATCCACCAAAACCCTTGGCAACTTCGTTAAG GCTACATTTGATTGTTTGATGAAGACTTATGGGTTCCTGACTCCAGACTTCTGGAAGGAGACTCGCTTCACCAAATCTCCTTTCCAAGAGTATGCTGATATCTTGTCTAAACCTACCAGTAAAGTTATTATCTCCACCACTGAGGAGGCACCAGCACCTGAGAGGGTGGAGGCTTGA